The Bradyrhizobium ottawaense genome window below encodes:
- a CDS encoding adenylate/guanylate cyclase domain-containing protein, producing MSDIQAQFSVLKQTADTKVVDAIARLIEDGEDHELNRVNVLDFASQHAVDEEHAISAFLHAARLGLFDLGWNVLCPGCGGVLGAHTTLKALKPDDYHCALCACGYKASVDDQVEVSFTVNPRVRRIAAHDPDTLPVWEYFKQVFWSSGVDFNKDSFATLANEVTLDTMELPAGEKATMSLQLPGDFVIIFEPVTHAAHFIDVQGEPTRDRQQLAIMYNKVQAPTGTTTMRPGPLRLSLENQAGVRVLPSVFIAAEALHHLIGKRKPFLTAKRMLSNQTFRDVFKADNLSLDQRLQITSLTFLFTDLKGSTALYERVGDLAAFDLVRAHFHALLEIISSEKGAVVKTIGDAVMATFVRPEHAIVAGLRMRAAMDQLNKRRGTDDLIVKIGIHEGPCLAVMLNERQDYFGQTVNIAARVQSLSTAQEIHITGPVLDAPAVAEVLEQRAIKPIQKQAALRGIADKMVVYEIP from the coding sequence ATGAGCGACATCCAGGCCCAGTTCTCCGTTCTGAAGCAGACCGCTGACACGAAGGTGGTCGATGCGATTGCGCGTCTGATCGAGGACGGCGAAGATCACGAGCTCAACCGCGTCAATGTCCTCGATTTCGCCTCGCAACATGCCGTCGACGAAGAGCACGCGATCTCGGCCTTCCTGCACGCGGCGCGGCTCGGGTTGTTCGATCTCGGCTGGAACGTGCTGTGTCCGGGCTGCGGCGGCGTGCTCGGCGCGCACACCACGTTGAAGGCGCTCAAGCCCGACGACTATCACTGCGCGCTCTGCGCTTGCGGCTACAAGGCCTCCGTCGACGATCAGGTCGAGGTGTCCTTCACCGTGAATCCGCGCGTGCGGCGCATCGCGGCGCACGACCCCGACACGCTGCCGGTGTGGGAGTATTTCAAGCAGGTGTTCTGGAGCTCCGGCGTCGACTTCAACAAGGACTCATTCGCGACGCTGGCGAACGAGGTGACGCTGGATACGATGGAGTTGCCGGCCGGCGAGAAGGCGACCATGTCGCTGCAGCTGCCTGGTGACTTCGTCATCATCTTCGAACCGGTCACGCACGCCGCCCATTTCATCGACGTCCAGGGCGAGCCGACCAGGGATCGCCAGCAGCTCGCCATCATGTACAACAAGGTGCAGGCCCCGACGGGGACCACGACCATGCGGCCGGGTCCGCTGCGGCTATCGCTGGAGAACCAGGCCGGCGTGCGCGTGCTGCCGTCGGTGTTCATCGCGGCCGAGGCGCTCCATCATCTAATCGGCAAGCGCAAGCCGTTCCTCACCGCCAAGCGGATGCTGTCGAACCAGACCTTTCGGGATGTGTTCAAGGCGGACAATCTCAGTCTCGACCAGCGGCTCCAGATCACGTCGCTGACCTTCCTGTTCACCGATCTGAAGGGCTCGACGGCGCTCTACGAGCGCGTCGGCGACCTCGCCGCCTTCGATCTGGTGCGCGCGCATTTCCATGCGCTGCTCGAGATCATCTCCTCCGAGAAGGGCGCGGTGGTGAAGACGATCGGCGATGCCGTGATGGCGACCTTCGTCCGCCCCGAGCATGCCATCGTCGCGGGCCTGCGGATGCGTGCGGCGATGGACCAGCTCAACAAGCGGCGCGGCACTGATGATCTCATCGTCAAGATCGGCATCCATGAAGGTCCCTGCCTCGCGGTGATGCTCAACGAGCGGCAGGATTATTTTGGCCAAACGGTCAACATCGCCGCCCGCGTGCAGAGCCTGTCGACCGCGCAGGAGATCCACATCACCGGCCCGGTGCTCGATGCGCCCGCGGTTGCAGAGGTGCTGGAGCAGCGCGCGATCAAGCCGATCCAGAAACAGGCGGCGCTGCGCGGCATCGC